The Longimicrobiaceae bacterium genome includes the window CGTCCATCCCCTGGAGATGGGCCCCGTCTGGTTCGGCCCGGGACCCGGGCGGCCGCCGCGGGGCCGGTTCGACGCGCCGGACGGGGAGTACGGGACCTGCTACTTCGGCGCGACGCTGGGCGTCTCGATCGTCGAGACGCTGGTGCGCGGGCTGAAGGTGCCCGTGATCCCGCGCGCGGAGCTGGCGGCGCGCGGCGGCTCGTCCGTCGCGCTGGCGGCCCCGCTCCGGATGCTGCGGCTGGAGGGCAAGGGCCTCCCCGCCTTCGGGGCGAGCGCGCACGAGGTGGCGGGCGACGACTACGGCGCGTGCCGCGACCTGGCGTGCCGCGCCCACGAGGCGCTGCGGGACCTCGACGGGATCCAGTACCGGTCCCGGTGGGACACGAGCGAGCTCTGCTGGGCCGTGTTCGACCGGGCGCGCGGCCGCCTGGGTGCGGTGCTCGGGACGCACCGCCTGGACGACCCGGCCCTGGTGCGGCCGGCGCT containing:
- a CDS encoding RES family NAD+ phosphorylase gives rise to the protein MPIPLPDDPPVVEVPVEQALWRVHPLEMGPVWFGPGPGRPPRGRFDAPDGEYGTCYFGATLGVSIVETLVRGLKVPVIPRAELAARGGSSVALAAPLRMLRLEGKGLPAFGASAHEVAGDDYGACRDLACRAHEALRDLDGIQYRSRWDTSELCWAVFDRARGRLGAVLGTHRLDDPALVRPALLPYRHVSVS